From the Vespa velutina chromosome 5, iVesVel2.1, whole genome shotgun sequence genome, the window aaattttttctatttttaaccGTTTAGGAGATACAGACTGTTTCAGTTACGTGaaacatcctgtatatataatatataaagcgtatgtatgtgtgtgtatatttattaatatatcatatgttTTCATAGCAATGCTAATATTTATACTAACTAATactaattattgtattatactaatactattttaataatatattactaaaatatataactatatatatatatagtatactatttatatatatatatatatatatatatatagaatgtaaacaatatataattaaacatacaattattaaacatttgttcttttagtctttttttatctttgtacACTCGATCTATCAATCATGTTACAATGGCTGAGGTTCATAGATAGCTATCGTGATCTACATTTTTCGTTTCATATTCTCAGTAAAATTTCTCGCTGGTAATGACGATTATGTATTCAACAGGTTACGTGTGCTTAGACAATCACGTTAGATCAAAGCCATTGATGCTATGCTACATCTGCATCCTCCGACGGAATGTCGAAGAAAGTGACTTCGTGGAAATTTAATGGTTGATGATCCCCGATCGATCTTTCACAAGACAAACTCGTTACTGAAAGTATAGTGAGTTACATTAGCGATCTTACATAATTGTACGTatcatttttacgaaaatttatttatcttgaaatatatagtatcagtcgattttgttattttatgatACATGTAATGTTAAACGTATAACAAAAGTCGGACgaaacttaaaagaaaaaaaatgaaaaaaaaataaaagaaaaaaaattggatggcataaaaagatttttaagacAAATGATCCACATGAGCTTAGAAAAATACTAGACCAAAAGTTCCtaagtaattttaaaaatcgattactaTTTTTCGAGActttagattaatttttttttcaaattgtaaaaatacaagtttaacttttataactaTAAGTCTAACTATAAAGCTAAAAGTCTCTTTTagagaaaagtaattaatcttaagaaaaaaagtaattgatctttaaaatcatctaaaaacttttgcatcttgttataaaaaaaagcaaaaaagaagaaagtaattttCAATACAAATTACAGGGAgacaagaaaaatacaaaaatgtgTTCGATTGCTATAGTTCCATGTCAAACACTAGAAACTTTTCACTCCACCGTTCGTAAATTAGACTTGTCTTCTCAcatcataaatacatattcatgtatgtatgtgtaaagTAGGAATGGTATCCGGtaggtatatacatagttCGATGAAATATCTCGGTGAACACATTGAATATGAGAGCTATTCAAAATGATGTTGTAATTCCTTTGGTACCAGCAGATACATTTGGTAACCGGACGTAAAGAATCAAATCCATACGTAAGATTAGAtacataaagaagaaagaagaagaggaaagaaaaagaaagagaagagcaTATAAGCGGAACAAGTATAGATACATATCcatatatctatcttatcATATCTACATTTAAAATGACTATATGTCATTTGGTGGATAAACAACGTTCGCCGGATATCAATCGAGCCGTTCAGCATTGCCAAAACAGATCTACATACGAAAATCATTTAAGtctaaagtaaatatttgGATAGATGCGACCGGAATCAGTAACATTTGATAGCGAAGAGATATACCAATACCAATCGCATCTTGgtacattctctttctttctctttctttctgcttcttaattctctttctcaccggATTTTCCCCCCTTCACTCTTATGGTACACATCCAAGGCGAACCGGGTACATATCAGCATCGTATGTTCACTCTCAAATTGGATCATCCTTTGAAAGGGACGCATTCGTGTCGAGATCGACTGCACCCCTAAATCAAAGGTCATACTGATCCAATTCAACTAATAAGAGATGAaggattgaataaaaaaaaaaagaaataagaataaaaagtaacgaTAGGATCGGTAACAACcgttctctcttactcttactaaTCATCAACATCGGGCGAGAGATGTTCCAACGCCATTTTGAAATTATGTAATTCCTGCGGCCTgaactatattttttttctctatcacaCGGAACGCGCGCGCGAAAAGGCTTCGGGGCTACTGATGAGCACCCATTCACTTCATcgcttcttttctatcttaatGCTTCTTTTTACCGAGATATTACTTTTCAAGAGTCAAATCCCATACGAGACCTTATGTGCCACGAACTTTAGTATTATACTTTCATgatctttcgatattttaatgaattaagtttgatcttttttgtagatgttagaatcgttattataattgtatctctttctttttttttctattttttgagACTTGAACTTGAAATGGATGAGTACAAATACCTCttacgaataatttatatttataatccttTTAAGCATGTATAAACGCGAGAAAATCTTTGTTGCAGATTTTGAATGAATAatcaagaataaaatgaatttaattcagATAGACAAATTTGTGCGACTTATTATACAAGATCGAACAAAACTTCCGATGCTCGTAGTTTTAGTgaatctgaaaaagaaaattagtttAAAAAAGGATCCTCGAAAGAGGATAATTAATCTTTAGTATCACCTAAGAACTTTTGTTCCAGTCCACATTTGATTTAAGATAGAGACAATATttcacaaaatataattttattttataattcgtattttacaacttgtgataaaaaaatttattcaattcgtTGCATTGTCCTAATCGATTAGCAAcaattccttctcttttattttttataatatatttccatGGTCTCTCATCTTGTACTCTCATACAGCATGTAATCCTTGTTGTCGGAGAATAGTTGCGTCAATACCAAAGCGTAAGAAATCATCCAGACCGcagcttttttcttctctctttttctctttctctgtctcgaCCTCAGGCTGTCTGTTCGCGCTCTTTCGAAACGATTTGACTCAAGCGAGAGCAAGAACACAGGCGAAAAAAAGGGTTACCGAGTGGCAGGTTACAAGAGTCGGCATTGAGTTCAATCTGAATTTcgcaagaagaagaggaaagagaagaaaaaaaatacaataaaatttaattgacgCGTCGATCGATAAGtcgatcaaattaaaaattgaaaaaaattcgccattatttcttcattttcgaGCGCCATCTTTTaacttcgtcgtcgtcgttaacAGTTGCCATTACAGTtcctcgttcgatcgatctttatcattaaaaattattccttttttggTTAGAAGCATGACCcatcttattttctatcaCGATATTTGATTCTCgcataagaagaagagaagaagtagTTCAAAGAATTCCCGGCGAGCGAGAACCTAACCTCTGGCATAACACGAGCAGCAAGATAGATGAATGCGAGGATAGGAGCGCGCCAAAAGGGCTGGGTCTTCtcaaagaatatatatctGTGCTAGGTGACTCGATGATCCTTTTAGAAAGCAGCTCACTTGCTTTGTGAACCCCGTCTGAAGAGCTAGAATactatatacctacatacacaTTGTTTCAAACGATCTTCTAGCATCCTATTATTGAGAACGAGACTCACGAGTGGCCCGATTTTTAATCAAGTCGTACCCGGTTTATTCAAATATCTCTTGATTCTTCCTTTCTAGATGTATATTGaaagatacgtatgtatttctgtgtatgtatgtatatatgtatttatatagattgtaGGAAATCATCTTTCTATTTAATCCTCTTTGAACCTCTTTGATCCTCTTTAACTTTGATTACTCAAATCAACGATCTTTCTGatgatttcatttctttctgtGGTTGATTCAAAtagtttcttttataataaatcttagACTTATTAAAAAGTCTTGTTATCTTaatagttaattatttatataaagatttgTACAATTGACGACATTTGATGcgatttaatttgtttatatctaagacatttgaattttttatatttattgttattatatgaataacaaatatttgatcTACACCGCAAAGTTTTGTTGCAGtttagtttttaattttttatatgtataagaactaagatgaatttataaaagtttctACAAAGACAGAAATTATGAACATTGTTAATTTAAAGTAATCATAAAcggtataaaaattttatttttatttcaaaaatggcCAGAATTTTTGTCTAATtctgttttaatattatattctgcTATGTGTacctaaatattttaaaatacttttatcaatatttatgattaaaatatactgaaattaaaacataaaattatttaaaaacataaatttcaGATTTATAAGCTTAGAAAATCCTAACTTCTAAACTGGATTTAAAAATGGCGATAATCATTACtatattccaaaaaaaaagaagtaagaaaaaattctttttccaaaattttaatttgctATATtccaaaatttatatttgctctataaataaaaaaaggagataaaaaagatcaagAAAGTAAATcctcaaacaaaaaaaaccaTAAATATGCGCATAATTtctgtatacgtatatatatgtagcatAAAGACCAAGAATCGAAAATTTCACTTTAGGATTACGATCGAGTAGAAATCTCGAAGGTAAAATGCAGACCAGTTACTAGCTGTTATATCATCGAGCGCGTTGCTTTCAATTGCTGTCTAAAGATGATCCTGTCAGGTGAAGTGACTGATTCTCAGTCACGTCATAtaattatctatgtatatatatattatcaatcatgatatatgcatatgtaaaataaaaaaaatatataaatatatacaaatttttaaataaaaatacaataaaatatacatatatacatacatacatacatatatatatatatacgcgtgtgtgtatatgagataataatataaatataaaataaaaaaaaaatatatacgtgataatatatttatgtagtattaagatatttaaatacacaaacacgtgtatatgtatatacgtgtatagtGGAAgtctaaaataaaatgtaaattaaacaaattagtataaaaaaattcagtaaaaacaaaaagaaacattttaccatttttttttaatcaaacgatctcttatatatcaatgaaatgtTGAATAACATATCATCATatcacaataaaaaattttttttaacaaacaaatatatatcataatagatctaaactaaataaaaaaatgaataatttaccCGTATATCAAACAAAGTATATAAAGTCAaggttttatttttcctctttgtcCCGCCATCTTAATACCGATCTACCATACACAACTTCCgtgagaaataataacgagGCAATGAAATGATGATTGCtcaatgagaaagaagaaacgatttttcatttccctAGAGTTGAACCTCGGAGATACttcgataaaatatgaaattcttGTAAGAAAATCTGTGAGGCCCGAATAGCTATGACGTTGACGATGATCTAGCAGCGCGTTAAAATCGTCGACGGACCAAATAAGGAAAGATGGTGTTGTACCAATAAGAGTAAAAGAATCATCATCAGCagtaacaaaagaagaagaagaagtcaaAGTAGAAGAGATGTATTCGTTCCTTTTACACatttacaaagagaaagatttctAAGAGTAAGTTTAATGAGCTAAAGACGGAATAGGTTTGATCTAAAGACAGAAAGTCGATTATTGGAGGAAAGAAGCAATTGAGAATAGCGTGGGTACCGTGACTTGAGAGAtcagaggaagaaaaaagagaaaaaagaaaataaaagaaaaagagagagagagagagaaagagagcaagagaaagatagatagaaagagacagaaagatagagaggtttgatcattaaaagaagaagaagaagaagaagagaatttaCGTCCCGATCAGTAATATACTAGACGATTTGGAGCGCGTTCTCTTCTAATACGTAGACGACGCATTACACGcaccatctttctctttttctctttccctcacccttctctctttctctttctctctctctttctagaaACAGAAAGATGTGCAACGCATCTCTTACGTAATAAGCAAGATATCTCAACAGAGAGTCGGTTGCAGGAATCGACGTGCGttggttgcttgcttgcttgctctcTATAAGCCGCGGataggatgatgatgatgcgaCCCCAGTCGTAATATCCAACGAAGAAAGACCGATATAATTACAAGGAGGTGCACGACTGTATAATATGAGTAAAATGTCTCTCGTACTTCTTCGACACCGCATCGtgatcctttcttctttcttagcTGCTActactatatttttttcgttttccatttttttacgTGGttgtcgtctctctctctctctctctctctcactctctctttctctataatgGTATAGAGTCAGTCAGTTACATTTATACCGGGTTAATTGATGCATTCTCATAACGATCGTTCGACCTTCAGATTCGTCGAGAGATGCCCGCCGATCTGTATCATCCGACTTGCGCAACTACCCTctcatctatttctctctctctttcttttacacatAGAGACGTTCATTTTCTCCTACTCTGTCTTTTTCCGTTCACCGAAGACATATtcatcttctatctctctcttactgGAGAACGCACACGAGGATTCCTGTTGGCGAACTTCATCAGGgtgttcttcttcttgttcatcAGGCCATAGTCATAAGCCCTCCTCTTCGATCTGGTGGGAGGAAGACGATCCATCCTTGGTGGAGTATATAAGAACGCTTGATTCGACCTGAATCTGTACAGAGCAATTATCGCCATCGTTTCGCGATACATCATCTCTCGTCATCTAGTGTTCGAAAACGTTGCTCCTGCAGGACTCAACTTCGCGAGGAACCTAAGGGATTAACAAGGATCCAGCTGGCAGCGACATGAGACCGGTAGGGATATACTctcctcatcatcatcatcatcatcgtcatcgtcgtcgtcgtcgttgttgttgctgtttttttttttaaatttctttctagtGTTTTGTCTCGCGAGATCAGTGTCATTATTCGCTAcactttttttctgtcttcatatattattctctatctttgattttgtttttcatcaaTTGAAACTTGGAAGTGATCTTAAGAATCGTTTGGTGTATCTTGAATCAAAATTTCTATCTGAGTGACGAactttattcaataatatcgGCCATTAAAAGATTCtatcttgttttttatatagatcagacttttctataaattctaaataacaatgttaataatttataaattatttgaagacaaattttttattgcaaaatatttataaattatttatgaattatttggagataaaatttttattatagtatgaaaatattaaaatttttctatttaataatgaatctaatattatatatatatttttttaaatataaaaataaatttgtagaGATGTGAGAAAACTTGGCTTTTCAGCAGCTCGTCGTGACGTTGCTTGCCTTAGCAAGTGTGTGTTACGCAGCACGTTTGGAGAACACGTATCTTCCGCCCGGTAGCGCAGGAACTGCAGGTGGAGCAGGATTTATCAAGGCGCCAAACAGGGGCGGTGGTAGTCCTGGTAGTCCTGGTAGACCAGGTAGTTTTACTGGCAGAGGTGATGGTAGTTACCAACTTGGAAGTAAGTTATTTTAAAACTATCCTAATTTTCtactacaaataataaaaactgaaAGTATTAtgtacaaaatatttcaaaagtttaatactaagatataaatatatctcaattttttttccaaaaaaaatatttgaaatgctCGATTTATAGACCAAGttcgaaatttaaatttttaaataaagatttgtaaaagatctaatagatattttttgatacctaagtttgaaatattttaaaaaagataaaatttttaagttaaaatttaatttatttttttcttgcaaaatatttaacaaattcaaAACTTAGGTACAAACATATCtcaattgttaataaaaaatctgtaaaattcagatttttaaataaatattgaaaagaaaaaataatctaatagatatttatatctaaaatcaaaggatttcaaaaaatttacataaaatttaaagACATAGGGAATCATTTCTGATCTTCTTGCAAAACacaaaatatctaatattttaggTAGTAGTGGAGTTAGACCAGGTGATGGAGTCAGACCAGGAGGTGGAGCAGATATACCGATCATTTCGTTCAATAACGAAAACAGCGGAGATGGCAATTATCAGTTCAGTTATGAAACAGGAAATGGTATTAGTGCGCAGGAAACGGGTCAGTTGCAAGGTAAGCTATCGTCCAAATacgcatagatacatacacatacatatacattcttCATTTCTCAATTTCAATCCttgtctttcctttcctcgtaCTGTTGTTTTTAAAGTGTTGCGTTATATCTTTGACATTGGCCTCGAACATCATTGTTTCGTTTCGATTAGTAAATAACCGTGAACGGTGAAAGATAGTCTTGGAAAATGATGAATATACTAGATAACATATCCTCTAGAAGAGAGTCAGGATATACATAATGATATAGATGACtatgaaaatgatttgaaGATGATCAAAACTGACATTTTTATAGTAAActtaatcattgaaaaatcctattaattcaaatatttaagtTTTTGAAATCATTcctaatcattattataaggGTCTATTTAACATGAGCAAATTAAAACATATCTGACTCTATCAAATTGTATAATTACCAGCAATTATGACAttattcaattctttttcatttttaggaGAATCTGAAGCAGTAAGTGGCTCGTTTTCTTACACTGGGCCTGATGGTGTCCAATATTCGATCACTTACACTGCCGACGAAGAAGGCTTCCATCCACAGGGTGCCCATCTTCCAACACCTCCTCCTATTCCACCGGAAATTCAGCGAGGTGTTGAACTTTCACTTGCAGCTGAAGCAAGAGGAGAAAATCAGGATGGTGGTGGCTACGGTGGTAtgtttactttcttttatatattagggggactggaaagtaatgtcgtttctgcgcatgtcgatatttgattgtgattaaaaataaaaattttttaaaaatttattcgtttgaatttaatttaagaaagcgacattactttccggcccacctaatataatttatttattttacatatatatatgctttatctttaatattttaaataaattttattttattttaattaaaaaaatatactctaATATACTAAATATACTCTTTATAgtatactataataaatatatataagttataaaCTCTATTATGGTTTTTGAATATAGATACAatacttaaataatttattctcaaCGAAACATATGATTTACTTACTTTAAAATACTACGTTTTTAAAGACGatagatattttcaaaaatacttacaaaatttgtatttcaATAGATGGAAATcatggaggaagaggaggtggtAATCGTGGTGGTTCTTATCAAGGTCCGAATTCTTATCAAACAAGCTCAGGTGTTGGTACTGGTGGGTATCAATACTGAACATCACGTTCGTAAAAatacgacgataacgacgaaaTGATGTCCGCTAATATACTCGTTTTATTGCAACGATTGCATTCTTAAGCggatctatgtatataaaatttatcgttcATGGTAGTAGACATACAatccttaatttttttttctattttttttatttatacagaatctctatttttctataacaTTCTTAGTATTATACAATTGCTTTGTTCGAAAACCATAGTGAATCAGATACACTATATAATTtgcatttctttatttttttttacgaattcgTGAACTTTactataataatcgtaaactgttttataaagatacacacacacacacatacacacacacatatcttaatgttataatttctGGAATCATTACAGCTACatctatattattgataaatcatTACTGTAAAACACTATATCATACTGGTATATATCATTCTGGTATATAAGATTTTTGATCAAATGTTAATGAATCTTTGTTTaagattaaacaaatatatatatatatatatatatatatatatatatatatatatatatatatatatatacacacacacaaataaacacatatttattatgtacacctgttttgtttaaataaacagAATGTCTATCTCTGTCCACAATAATAAATGTGCCGTAATTGTAAATGTATCCGTGTTCGTAATTAACTTTTTTGTGCTTTTAAACATATTCTCATGATGAACAAAGAATAACAGCAATAGATAAACATTTATGATAtacaatgtatttataatacctatgtataataattaagccGCGATTATTCGTTATTTGGTTGATTAGCGCTATGTCTTGgtgaataatcataattagGTATATTTATGCCTCTTgcaaattgaataaataattgttcgaGCGTCGCTGATAGTACAGAATAATCTTGTATACATTCGAATCTATTCTTCAAATCGTTTACAGTACTATACATTTTTGTCCAAGTCGTTTTAGGATCTGTCACATGGTAAGCAATCAGTccctaaaaaagaaaataatgtttcatatgaaagtcatttaaaaatcatgaaaattaatcaatacttcttttattgatataattaccAAATTTTCATCTCTAATTTCACAAGTTAGAGAAGATTCAATAGTAttctttataatcgtaatatcttcttcTGATCGGCTTGGAtctaatttaatatgaatGTCGTAACCGACACCAAATCTTTGTTTAAGTTCTTGACTTGGTCCAATACAAACCAATTGTCCTTGTACCATTATGACTAATCGATTACATAAAGCTTCGCATTCTTCCATactaatgtaataaatatttatttatatcggaaaaatgtttatgttatgaaataattttataattgaagatgaaaaaatacCTATGAGACGTAAGTATGAAAGCTTGTCCTCTAGCTTGACAAGATTGTAGTACAGACCACAATGATCTTCTAGCCGCTGGATCGACTCCTGTTGTAGGTTCATCTAACAGAACAAGTGTAGGATTGCCAATTAAAGCTATCGCTATGTTTAAACGTCTTTTATTACCACCACTGTACGTTTCACTTGGCTGCGACATACATGCTTTTAAATCTAAAAGCATTATACAAATTCaagattataatgatgaatataacaaaaatgaaaggtaaaaaataataaaaatatatttttatcttactcaatctatttatccatttattaACTTCCAAATCTACTTTTTCTGGTGGTATACCTCGAAGTTTTGCGAACAATCTTAAATGATCAAACGCATTCAAGGAATTGATCAATGCATTCGTTTGTGGACAATATCCCATTTCTGCTAAGtactaaaaatgaaatttttttcttttagaaaacacaaatgagagaaaaaatgaatcataatcatatgtataacatatacTTAATTACAGCTTTGCGATTGGAATAGATTTCCGCCCCTTTTAAGTACATAGTACCACTATTAGGTATTTCTTCTCCAGTTAACATTCTAAACGTAGTACTTTTTCCAGCTCCGTTTACTCCAAGCAATCCAAAACACTCATGCTGATTCACTCGAAAATTGACTTCCTTTACGGCCACTAGTTTTCcataatatttacttaattCATAAACTAAGAATAAACTGTCTTCTTCTTTAGAAGTTTGTGTGTCGTTAGTTGAATTTCCATTGACATTATTATGATCTATGCTGTTCCTTTTATCtgtataatacatactttttaataaatatatttctctacttaaatattaatattatcgtagtAGTATCTTACTCTGACTAGTAATTTTGCTAATCTCTAATGTTACCGCatgtttttcccttttcacTTCTTCGTCTATCTTATCATTTGGTTGTAATGACGAGCTACGTATTTTGGTAAACAATCTTGTAAAAAACTTCTCTTCCAGCATAATAAGAATAGCAAAGTATATCACAGGtgttaaagataaatatagaatattttcctctaaattaatgtcatttttaaaattctcaAAATATGACATAGGCTTATTACAAACTCCATTTACACAATCCATTgctataataaatagaaaagtttggtacaattcattaaaatttataactagtatttatttgatattttttttataaataatatattcttactaCAACACTGATCCAAATATACTGATCCTGTATCACATAaagtttgtaaaattttacttGGGAAACGACGGCATTTTGCATTTGTTACAGCCAcagtaaagaaagataattgtCCGTGGAAGAAACTTACATAAGGAATAAAACGGAATAA encodes:
- the LOC124949195 gene encoding pupal cuticle protein 20-like isoform X1, with protein sequence MRPQLVVTLLALASVCYAARLENTYLPPGSAGTAGGAGFIKAPNRGGGSPGSPGRPGSFTGRGDGSYQLGSSSGVRPGDGVRPGGGADIPIISFNNENSGDGNYQFSYETGNGISAQETGQLQGESEAVSGSFSYTGPDGVQYSITYTADEEGFHPQGAHLPTPPPIPPEIQRGVELSLAAEARGENQDGGGYGDGNHGGRGGGNRGGSYQGPNSYQTSSGVGTGGYQY
- the LOC124949195 gene encoding pupal cuticle protein 20-like isoform X2, whose protein sequence is MRPLVVTLLALASVCYAARLENTYLPPGSAGTAGGAGFIKAPNRGGGSPGSPGRPGSFTGRGDGSYQLGSSSGVRPGDGVRPGGGADIPIISFNNENSGDGNYQFSYETGNGISAQETGQLQGESEAVSGSFSYTGPDGVQYSITYTADEEGFHPQGAHLPTPPPIPPEIQRGVELSLAAEARGENQDGGGYGDGNHGGRGGGNRGGSYQGPNSYQTSSGVGTGGYQY